From Streptomyces chrestomyceticus JCM 4735, one genomic window encodes:
- a CDS encoding MIP/aquaporin family protein: MSSSDIFISETIGTAVLILLGGGVCAAVTLKRSKAFEAGWVAIAFGWGFAVLTGAYIASKSGAHLNPAVTVGLAVKGGTPWGDVPVYFAGQLLGAMIGAVLVWLAYYGHFKAHLTDPEIVGEQSGPEGMVDRAAAPKAGPVLGVFSTGPEIRNAVQNLTTEVIATIVLVLAILTQGLSDDGKGVGVIGALLTAFVVVGIGLSLGGPTGYAINPVRDLGPRIVHSLLPLPNKGGSDWGYAWIPVAGPLIGGAIAGGIYNLAFA, translated from the coding sequence GTGTCCAGCTCCGACATCTTCATCAGCGAGACCATCGGTACCGCTGTTCTGATCCTGCTGGGCGGTGGCGTCTGCGCCGCCGTCACGCTGAAGCGCTCGAAGGCATTCGAAGCGGGATGGGTGGCCATCGCCTTCGGGTGGGGTTTCGCCGTACTGACCGGCGCGTACATCGCGTCGAAGTCCGGCGCGCACCTCAACCCGGCGGTCACCGTGGGACTGGCCGTCAAGGGCGGCACGCCGTGGGGCGACGTACCGGTCTACTTCGCCGGGCAACTGCTCGGCGCCATGATCGGCGCGGTGCTCGTGTGGCTCGCGTACTACGGCCACTTCAAGGCCCATCTGACCGACCCGGAGATCGTGGGCGAGCAGAGCGGGCCGGAAGGCATGGTCGACAGGGCAGCGGCCCCCAAGGCCGGCCCGGTTCTCGGCGTCTTCTCCACCGGACCCGAGATCCGCAACGCGGTGCAGAACCTGACCACCGAGGTCATCGCCACCATCGTGCTCGTGCTGGCGATCCTCACGCAGGGCCTCAGTGACGACGGCAAGGGCGTCGGCGTCATCGGCGCGCTGCTGACCGCGTTCGTGGTCGTCGGTATCGGTCTGTCGCTGGGCGGCCCGACCGGCTACGCGATCAACCCGGTTCGCGACCTCGGTCCGCGTATCGTCCACTCGCTGCTTCCGCTGCCGAACAAGGGCGGGTCGGACTGGGGCTACGCGTGGATCCCGGTCGCCGGTCCGCTGATCGGCGGCGCGATCGCCGGTGGTATCTACAACCTCGCGTTCGCCTGA
- a CDS encoding IclR family transcriptional regulator, which translates to MARNIQSLERAAAMLRLLAGGERRLGLSDISSALGLAKGTAHGILRTLQQEGFVEQDPASGRYQLGAELLRLGNSYLDVHELRARALVWTDDLARSSGESVYLGVLHQQGVLIVHHVFRPDDSRQVLEVGAMHPLHSTALGKVLTAYDPVAHSEAAEAERQAFTPRTVTALEDLEGVLDLTRARGWAADVEETWEGVASVAAPIHDRRRMPVGAVGVTGAVERVCRDGEPGELRPEIVAAVRDCARAVSRDLGAGRF; encoded by the coding sequence ATGGCACGGAACATCCAGTCACTGGAACGTGCCGCCGCGATGCTGCGGCTGCTGGCCGGCGGCGAGCGGCGGCTGGGCCTCTCCGACATCTCCTCCGCGCTGGGCCTGGCCAAGGGCACCGCGCACGGCATCCTGCGCACCCTCCAGCAGGAGGGCTTCGTCGAGCAGGACCCGGCGTCCGGCCGCTATCAACTGGGCGCCGAGCTGCTGCGCCTCGGCAACAGCTACCTGGACGTGCACGAGCTGCGCGCCCGCGCGCTCGTGTGGACGGACGACCTGGCGCGCTCCAGCGGCGAGAGCGTCTACCTGGGGGTGCTGCACCAGCAGGGCGTGCTGATCGTGCACCACGTCTTCCGTCCCGACGACAGCCGCCAGGTGCTGGAGGTCGGCGCGATGCACCCGCTGCACAGCACGGCGCTGGGCAAGGTGCTGACGGCGTACGACCCGGTGGCGCACAGCGAGGCGGCGGAGGCCGAGCGGCAGGCGTTCACGCCGCGCACGGTGACCGCGCTGGAGGACCTGGAGGGTGTGCTGGACCTCACCCGGGCGCGCGGCTGGGCGGCCGACGTGGAGGAGACCTGGGAGGGCGTGGCGTCGGTGGCCGCGCCCATCCACGACCGGCGGCGGATGCCGGTGGGCGCGGTGGGTGTGACGGGTGCGGTGGAGCGGGTCTGCCGGGACGGCGAGCCGGGTGAGCTGCGGCCGGAAATCGTCGCCGCCGTGCGGGATTGCGCCCGAGCGGTCTCCCGGGACCTGGGCGCAGGGCGATTCTGA
- the glpK gene encoding glycerol kinase GlpK: MSDNHSTASHGHGPFIAAIDQGTTSSRCIVFDKDGRIVSVDQKEHEQIFPKPGWVEHDAKEIWENVQQVVAGAVDKAGITAKDVKAIGITNQRETTLMWDKNTGEPVHNAIVWQDTRTDALCRELGRNVGKDRFRRETGLPLASYFAAPKIRWLLDNVEGLRERAEAGDILFGTMDSWVIWNLTGGAEGGVHVTDVTNASRTLLMNLRRLEWDEKILHSIDIPAAVLPEIRSSAEVYGTAAAGALAGVPVASALGDQQAALFGQTCYDKGEAKSTYGTGTFMLMNTGDEPVNSYNGLLTTVGYRIGDEPPVYALEGSIAVTGSLVQWMRDQMGLINSAAEIETLASTVEDNGGAYFVPAFSGLFAPYWRSDARGVIAGLTRYVTKAHIARAVLEATAWQTREITDAMTKDSGVDLTSLKVDGGMTSNNLLMQTISDFLDAPVVRPMVAETTCLGAAYAAGLAVGFWPDTDALRANWRRAAEWTPRMDAETRDREYKSWLKAVERTMGWIEDEE, encoded by the coding sequence ATGAGCGACAACCACAGCACCGCCTCCCACGGCCACGGCCCGTTCATCGCGGCCATCGACCAGGGCACCACGTCCAGCCGCTGCATCGTGTTCGACAAGGACGGCCGGATCGTCTCGGTCGACCAGAAGGAGCACGAACAGATCTTCCCCAAGCCGGGGTGGGTCGAGCACGACGCCAAGGAGATCTGGGAGAACGTCCAGCAGGTCGTGGCCGGTGCCGTCGACAAGGCCGGCATCACCGCCAAGGACGTCAAGGCGATCGGCATCACCAATCAGCGCGAGACCACGCTGATGTGGGACAAGAACACCGGCGAGCCGGTCCACAACGCCATCGTCTGGCAGGACACCCGTACCGACGCGCTCTGCCGTGAGCTGGGCCGCAACGTCGGCAAGGACCGCTTCCGCCGCGAGACCGGCCTGCCGCTGGCCTCGTACTTCGCCGCCCCGAAGATCCGCTGGCTGCTGGACAACGTCGAGGGCCTGCGCGAGCGCGCCGAGGCCGGCGACATCCTCTTCGGCACCATGGACTCCTGGGTCATCTGGAACCTGACCGGCGGCGCCGAGGGCGGCGTGCACGTCACCGACGTCACCAACGCCTCGCGCACCCTGCTGATGAACCTGCGCAGGCTGGAGTGGGACGAGAAGATCCTGCACTCCATCGACATCCCGGCCGCGGTGCTGCCGGAGATCCGCTCGTCGGCCGAGGTGTACGGCACCGCCGCCGCGGGCGCGCTGGCCGGCGTGCCGGTCGCCTCGGCACTGGGCGACCAGCAGGCCGCGCTGTTCGGCCAGACCTGCTACGACAAGGGCGAGGCCAAGTCCACGTACGGCACCGGCACCTTCATGCTGATGAACACCGGTGACGAGCCCGTCAACTCCTACAACGGGCTGCTGACCACGGTCGGCTACCGCATCGGCGACGAGCCGCCGGTGTACGCCCTGGAGGGCTCCATCGCCGTCACCGGTTCGCTGGTGCAGTGGATGCGCGACCAGATGGGCCTGATCAACTCGGCCGCCGAGATCGAGACGCTGGCCAGCACCGTCGAGGACAACGGCGGCGCGTACTTCGTCCCGGCCTTCTCCGGCCTGTTCGCCCCCTACTGGCGCTCGGACGCGCGCGGCGTGATCGCGGGCCTGACCCGCTACGTCACCAAGGCGCACATCGCCCGCGCCGTCCTCGAGGCCACCGCCTGGCAGACCCGCGAGATCACCGACGCCATGACCAAGGACTCCGGCGTCGACCTGACCTCGCTGAAGGTCGACGGCGGAATGACCTCCAACAACCTGCTGATGCAGACCATCTCGGACTTCCTGGACGCGCCCGTGGTGCGCCCGATGGTGGCCGAGACGACCTGCCTCGGCGCCGCCTACGCCGCCGGACTGGCCGTCGGCTTCTGGCCGGACACCGACGCGCTGCGCGCCAACTGGCGCCGGGCCGCCGAGTGGACCCCCCGCATGGACGCGGAGACCCGCGACCGCGAGTACAAGAGCTGGCTCAAGGCCGTCGAGCGGACCATGGGCTGGATCGAGGACGAGGAGTAA